Proteins from a genomic interval of Crassostrea angulata isolate pt1a10 chromosome 7, ASM2561291v2, whole genome shotgun sequence:
- the LOC128191610 gene encoding uncharacterized protein LOC128191610 isoform X2 → MDDPAVTRNCYILMYEREDEREKEFTEMDASSNSGKDVEGKDLEDNRDFVQKEEGFTSALIGPYQVNAEDIKSLDGSNWITDQVVNSYLYMIQSYTNDTTFMDSF, encoded by the exons ATGGATGACCCAGCTGTCACA AGAAACTGCTACATTCTGATGTATGAAAGAGAAGATGAAAGAGAAAAAGAGTTCACAGAAATGGATGCATCTTCG AACTCTGGAAAGGATGTCGAAGGGAAGGATCTAGAAGATAACAGAGATTTTGTGCAA aaAGAAGAGGGTTTCACAAGCGCATTGATTGGCCCATACCAAGTGAATGCTGAAGATATAAAATCTTTGGACGGCTCAAATTGGATAACCGACCAG GTTGTAAATTCCTATTTGTATATGATACAGTCATATACAAACGACACAACATTCATGGATTCCTTTTGA
- the LOC128191610 gene encoding uncharacterized protein LOC128191610 isoform X1 gives MTRNYLFKNFRFKFQRNCYILMYEREDEREKEFTEMDASSNSGKDVEGKDLEDNRDFVQKEEGFTSALIGPYQVNAEDIKSLDGSNWITDQVVNSYLYMIQSYTNDTTFMDSF, from the exons ATGACCAGGAACTACCTTTTTAAGAATTTTCGTTTTAAATTTCAGAGAAACTGCTACATTCTGATGTATGAAAGAGAAGATGAAAGAGAAAAAGAGTTCACAGAAATGGATGCATCTTCG AACTCTGGAAAGGATGTCGAAGGGAAGGATCTAGAAGATAACAGAGATTTTGTGCAA aaAGAAGAGGGTTTCACAAGCGCATTGATTGGCCCATACCAAGTGAATGCTGAAGATATAAAATCTTTGGACGGCTCAAATTGGATAACCGACCAG GTTGTAAATTCCTATTTGTATATGATACAGTCATATACAAACGACACAACATTCATGGATTCCTTTTGA
- the LOC128155525 gene encoding ovarian cancer G-protein coupled receptor 1-like, with translation MENSTYSSDLSSTTMNYSELSPGFFEIFDQLAPQISIIDRVISPIFYIIGLTANPITTKIWLSRKMRKNNSSAIYVGVLSIVHTIFLLLHIIQELNYAWGVSSYTRMSVMCEVFNMAIYVPQYYAPLLVLAFTVERYIAVNHPFVKERFCTVKRAILVSIGLLIFSLQIASLQTYIWRYHPEEGMCYPPYEVENFEKIWTLTTELILFMFVPVCVLVVNILVIKEIRRITYQSALPHQTRGCGGHTSTITLLSVSFYLICTLLPASIVFALQGVIKPGQTADMETMAADPVWKRYLQYMTIRKIVEELCLSNYSCYFFIYYITGESFRKEVRKLCCWKFFKSEKDKNTVTSKSEYTLVTTDNANIIKSDKGRNYAANRPEYIMITKDNTNKHENSTAM, from the coding sequence ATGGAGAATTCGACGTATTCTAGTGATTTATCATCAACTACAATGAACTACAGTGAATTATCACCaggattttttgaaatatttgatcaACTGGCTCCCCAGATTTCTATCATAGACCGCGTCATTTCACCCATATTCTATATCATAGGACTAACCGCTAATCCAATCACAACCAAAATATGGCTCAGCCGAAAAATGCGCAAGAACAACTCGTCTGCCATTTATGTCGGAGTGTTATCAATTGTTCATACCATTTTTCTCCTGCTACACATTATCCAGGAGTTGAACTACGCTTGGGGAGTGAGTTCTTACACCCGGATGTCAGTTATGTGTGAGGTGTTCAACATGGCGATCTATGTACCGCAATACTACGCTCCTCTCCTCGTTCTTGCCTTTACAGTGGAACGATACATTGCCGTGAACCATCCCTTTGTGAAGGAGAGGTTTTGTACGGTCAAACGGGCCATCCTTGTCTCGATTGGCTTGCTCATTTTTTCTTTGCAAATCGCATCTCTACAAACCTACATCTGGCGCTACCATCCGGAAGAGGGAATGTGTTATCCACCGTACGAGGTGGAAAACTTTGAAAAGATTTGGACCTTAACAACCGAGCTGATATTGTTCATGTTTGTCCCTGTCTGTGTTCTTGTGGTAAACATTTTGGTGATCAAAGAAATTCGGAGAATTACATATCAAAGTGCACTACCCCACCAGACGCGGGGATGCGGCGGCCATACGTCCACCATCACACTTCTGTCGGTTTCCTTTTACCTGATATGTACACTACTTCCGGCGTCCATTGTGTTTGCACTACAAGGAGTAATTAAACCCGGACAAACGGCTGATATGGAAACCATGGCGGCAGACCCAGTCTGGAAGAGATACCTACAGTACATGACAATAAGAAAAATCGTGGAGGAGTTATGTCTGTCCAACTATTCTTGTTATTTCTTCATCTACTATATAACCGGCGAAAGCTTCCGTAAGGAGGTTCGAAAACTATGTtgttggaaattcttcaaaTCAGAGAAAGATAAGAATACAGTAACTAGCAAGTCGGAATATACCCTTGTGACCACAGACAATGCCAATATCATCAAATCAGACAAGGGAAGAAACTATGCGGCCAACAGGCCTGAGTATATAATGATAACAAAAGACAACACGAACAAACACGAAAACAGTACAGCAATGTGA